Proteins from a genomic interval of Uloborus diversus isolate 005 chromosome 4, Udiv.v.3.1, whole genome shotgun sequence:
- the LOC129220302 gene encoding hydroxyacyl-coenzyme A dehydrogenase, mitochondrial-like, which translates to MAFNMLNSVRSFSSSSVTNMILKNVTVIGSGLMGSGIAQVAAQTGHDVTLVDVSDVVLKNATDNIEKSLKRVAKKKYPENAQEADKFVSSTLKKLKTSTSPDESAKTADIVIEAIVENIYVKQDLFRALDKAAPSTTLFASNTSSLSITEIASVTGRKDRFGGLHFFNPVPVMKLLEVIRTNETSEDTYNKMMDFGNQLGKTTITCKDTPGFVVNRLLVPYMGEAVRMLERGDASAKDIDIAMKLGAGYPMGPFELLDYVGLDTTKFILDGWSEKYPENPLFKPSELLTKLVKEGKLGMKSGEGFYKYQK; encoded by the exons ATGGCATTTAATATGTTAAATTCCGTTAGGTCATTTTCATCTTCTTCGGTCACAAACATGATCCTTAAAAATGTAACTGTTATCGGTAGTGGTCTAATGGGCTCTGGAATAGCACAA GTTGCAGCTCAAACAGGCCATGATGTTACCCTAGTCGATGTTTCAGATGTTGTTCTTAAAAATGCAACTGATAATATTGAAAAAAGTCTGAAAAGGGTAGCCAagaagaaatatccagaaaatgcTCAA gaGGCAGATAAATTCGTTTCAAGTAcattgaaaaagttaaaaactaGTACAAGCCCTGATGAATCTGCAAAGACGGCAGACATTGTAATTGAAGCTATTGTTGagaatatttatgtaaaacaggATTTATTTAGAGCTTTGGATAAAGCTGCTCCCAG CACCACATTGTTTGCAAGCAACACATCTTCTCTTTCAATTACTGAAATTGCTAGTGTTACTGGAAGGAAAGACAGATTTGGTGGTTTGCATTTTTTCAATCCAGTTCCTGTTATGAAACTTTTAGAG GTTATTCGTACAAATGAAACAAGTGAAGATACTTATAATAAAATGATGGATTTTGGAAACCAGCTTGGTAAAACAACAATAACATGCAAA GACACACCAGGTTTTGTAGTAAATAGACTTCTAGTTCCATACATGGGTGAAGCAGTGAGAATGCTTGAGAGAG GTGATGCTTCTGCCAAAGATATAGATATAGCCATGAAATTAGGTGCCGGCTATCCAATGGGCCCATTTGAACTTCTTGATTATGTTGGATTAGACACTACAAAATTTATACTAGATG GCTGGAGTGAAAAATACCCTGAAAATCCTCTTTTTAAACCCAGTGAACTTTTAACAAAATTAGTTAAAGAAGGAAAGTTAGGAATGAAATCTGGCGAAGGcttttacaaatatcaaaaataa